GGCAACACCGCACCGCTGCTTCCCTTCGACGAACCCCAGCGCACCCTGCCAGCCGTCCACGACGATCTCAGTCAGGAGATGGCCCGACTCCGCCGGGACTACCCCACTCGTTACGACGAGGCGGCCAAGCTCTTCAAGGAGAATCAGGAGGCCAGGACCGACGTCACTGCGGCCGAAACCCTCCTGAACAAGGTCCGCGCCCTCACTCCGCCCGTCACCCTTCCGTTCGCTCGCCCCACCGACGTCCTGCCCCCCAACCCTACTGCGGGCGACACCCTTGCTCCTGACACCTCCCAGGGCGAGGAGACCAGCTCACGCCTGGCTCAGGACGAGAGGGACGGCGCTCAGCAGGACGACGTCGAGGGTGAAGCTCCGGGCGAAGCCCTGGACCACGAGGTGAACGAACAGGACGGCGACGAGGAACTCGATGAGGCTGAAACCGACGGCCAGACGAGCAGCGATGCGCCCGAGGCGACCCTGGACGACGTGCCCGCCCTGTCAGAGACGCCTGCGCCGCCGGTCACCTGGCCGGCAGGGACGCTGGGCGCCGGGATGATCAGCCAGCTCGCGAGCACCCTCGGGGCAGGGGAGACCCTCAGCCTGATCCTCGCCCGCGTCGGGAACACGCTCCTCGTGACCGTGCAGCCCGCCCCAATCAAGGACGAACCGAACAGTACGGCGGTGCCCCTGCAGGTGAAGGGGCTCCCGAGCGCGCTCGACACCCAGCTCGGCGTGAAGCTCGAGGAGTACCGGGAGGGTCGCAGCGTCGCCCGGGACACCGCGCACTACGTTGCAACCGTCCGAGCCGCTGCCGACGCGCATCGCCAGGCCACCCAGAACGCGGCCAAGCCCAAGGCCGCCCCAAGTCAGCCCGCCACGCCAGCCCGCCAGGAAGGGCACCTCACCGTCGAGGTCTCACCCAGGGACGCCACGCTCGTCCTCACCGACGGGGGCGGGAAGACTCACCCCTTCCAGGCTGGGAAGAAGACGGCCCTGCCCGCTGGCGAGTACACCCTCAGCCTCGACGCCCCGGGCTACGAGGCCCAGACCCAGAAGCTGAGCGTCAAGCCCGGTAAGGAAACCAAGACAGCCTTCGTCCTGAAAAAGGCGAGCGCCCCCAGCCTGTTCTGAACCGCTCCTCCACCCCCAGTCCACGGACTGGGGGCTTGCCCTGCCAGGAGCCCTGGATGAATGCACCTGCCGCTGACCGCCTCACCACCTCCCTCCTGCAACTCCGTCCCGCCTTCCGCCATCGCCTGAACGAGGACGGGCGAATCGTCAGTACCCTGCCCGCCGACCAGACCTTCCACCCTCTAATGTCGTCAGGATGGACGAGACCCACCGGGGCCTGCTCGTCACCACCCTCCACGGCCGCTTCCTGTTCACCAGGCAAACGCTTCACACCAACGACGCACCGACGAGCGATCCCGCAGCGACGGCCGCCGACACCCACGAGGCCCTCGCGGTGCTGCTGATTCAGCACGGTGCCCCTCGGCAAAGCGCAATTCCCCTCGCCCACGAGGTCCTGGGCAGCGTCACTCGCCTGGCCCACGCCTGCGACCACGCCGGTATCCGGGACCGTGCCGCGCTGGCCCTCGACCTCCTCGCGTTCTTCCAACCACGCCCCTGACCCTCCCCGGCTCCCGCCGGGGTGTGCTCCTCGAAAGGAAGGTTCCCCATGACCCAAAGCCAAGAAGTGACCGTGACCGCACTCCAGCGCAAAATCGTCTACGAGGGCCGCGACCTCGCGGATGTGAACCCCATCGCCAGCGTTGAGGACGTCGTGAAGATCCACGCCCTCACCACCCCCGAACTCGCCACGGCGGTCGTCGAAGGCCCCGAACTTCAGGAGGGGCGGCGTGTCTACACCGTCAAGAAGCGCCTCGGCACGAAAGGCTAAGCCGACATGGTCCCCCGAGCAGGTGGCGGGCTGGGTGAGGGGGCAACCCCTCCTGCCCGCCCACGTCGGCCGCTTCGACCCCGGGCAGGACGCCTTCAGTCACCAGCGGTTGTGCCAGACCTTCCTGAGGCTCCGGCACGACCTGACCCCGCTCCCCCTCTCGCCCCAGGAGGTTCCGCTGCTGCCCTGAGCCCCCTCAGCCTGTCGCAGTTGACGTTGAGCGGCTTGCCCTTATCAGATGTCCCCGCCACCCGGGTGAACGCGGCGGCCCTGTCCCGGCTGGAAGGCGCTCTGCCCCTGCTGGCGACCCTGATCGAGGTCGGACTGCTTCCCGCCGTGCCGCCTAAGAGGCGGGAGACCATCCACGCCTACCTCCGGCGGGTGAACAGCACGCCCGGTGCCCTGGAGTGCGGCTGGCGGAACCTGCACCTCACCTGGTACGAGGAGACCGGGGAAGGCGGGCAGGCGGAGGAAGCGCGCGGCGTGCACGAACTGGTCCTCACGCTCGTGCACGCCCCGGAGTGCGCCGCGTTCTCGTGTACCGTGGCGCGACGAACCCTGCACCGCCTGCACCCATATTTGCTCGGCAGCATCCTTGCCAACCTGAGCCTGTTCACCCGTAGCACCTGGAGCGTGTACACCGCCATCGACGCCCTGGAGGACGCGGAGACGTTCGAGCACGAGGGCAGCGTCAAGGGCTTCTGGCAGGACGTCCACACTGAACTGCTCAAGGAATTAGGCCGACCTCCCACTCGGGCGGAGGTCGTGCGGGAGGCCAGAGGCCGCTGCACGCCCCCGGGCGACCTGCTGCGGCTGATCGGGATGACCGAAGCCCTGCCCGCCGTGAGCACGAAGTACCGTCTCTCGCCCGAAGAGATGCTGGAGGTCGCAGGGAAACGGAAACATATGGGAGCCTGGGCGGAGCGGGTCGTAACCATCGCTATGGCCCTGATCGGCCTGCGGGACATCGACCGGACAGTGTACGAACTCCTCTGTGATGAGGACCTCGCGGCGACCTGTGCGCGCGGGGAATTCCGGCGCAACCCCACCGTGATCCTCTCCGGGCAGGGCGGGCGGACGGCCAGCGGGTACCTGAACGCCGTGCAGGAACGCCTGGAGGAAACCTGGCAGGTCGCCTCCCAGACCGAGGGCTTCATGGACAACCTCCTGATCCGCATCCACACGCCCGAGGACGCCGAGCGCGCGGTGCAGCTCGTGCGGCTGTACCGGAACGCGGAACGGCACCTGGAGACGGTCACGGACTTGCTCATCGACACCGACGACTGACGGGACGGGGGGAGGCCCTCCGTCCCGTTCTCGCCTGGGACCCTCCCCGCAGGGGCGGGGGCGTTAGGCCGTATGCAACTGGAATTGAACGCGCTGCCCGAGGTACACGCCCGGGTCGCCCTGATCGTCTACACCGACCATCGGCAGGAACAGGGCATCGTCATGCAGCACGCCCTGGGCGAACGGGATGGGGCGCTGTACATCGCCGAGGGTGTCAACGTCACCCGCGACACCATTGAGACCTTGCTCAAACTCAACGCCCTGCAGACCCTGACCCTGGTGCCTGAGCACGTCGTCGCCCTGGGTGTCGGCTCCCTCGCCTGGGTCGTCGAGCGTCAGGAACGGCGATTGTTGTTTCAGGGGGCGACGGACAAGGCCGTGGCCGCCCTGGACGGGCAGGTGTTCCCTCAACCGCGTCTCCTGTTCGTCACCCGGGGCGCGCAGATGTTCGCCTACGCCCTGCGGGGCACGGAGCGTCCAACCGGGGACACGCCCCTGTACCGCGCGCCGTACTTCAACATCTTCAGCAACCACGCGGTCTGCAACGGCAGCATGCAACGCCCCGGGGCCATCACCCCCGAGAACGCCGACGCCTGGACGCAGGCTTTCTTCTACTCGAACTTCGTCAAGCCCGCCGACAGCCAGAAGCGCTGGGCGACGGGCGGCACCTACCGCGAGTTGTGGGACGCCGTGCGGGAAGCCGGCGAGTTCAAGGATGAGTGGCTCGTCCCGGCGGGTCTCGCCCTCGCACAGGCCCTGGGAGGGCAATGATGCCCCACAAGCTCCCCTCCGGCTTCCTGGGCCGGGAACGCCTGAAGGTCGCCGTCGTCGGTGTGGGTGGGACCGGCAGCGAGGTGTTGACCGGGCTCACCCACCTGCACCTGGCACTCCGGGCACTCGACCACGCCGGCCTGCATGTCACCGCCTTCGACCCGGACGAGGTGAGCCACGCCAACCTGGTCCGCCAGCGGTACCACCACAGCGACCTCGGGCGCAACAAGGCCGAGGTGCTCGTCACCCGCGTGAATCTGGCGTGCACCCTCGATTGGGTCGCCGTCCCCCTCAAGTTCAGCGGTCATCGTGCCCGGGCGCCCTGGGACCTGGTGATCAGTTGCGTCGACTCCCGGGCGGCCCGCAGGAGTTTGCATCTCGCCGCGCACGGAAAGGGCAGGTACACCTGTCGATACTGGCTGGACTGCGGGAACGACCTCACGACCGGGCAAGTCGTCCTGGGGACGCCCCGGGAAGCCGGCAAGCGCCTCAAGCACCACCTCCCCTGTGCGACCGAACTCCACCCCGAATTGATGGATACGACTACACCCGAGGAGGACACGCCGAGTTGCAGCGCCATTGAGGCCTTGAGCCGTCAGGACCTGTTCGTGGGGCGGATGGTGGCGACGCACGCGCTGGACCTGTTGTGGCAACTCTTCCGGCACCGGGAACTTACGCACCACGCCCGGTACTTCGAGTTGCGCGGCGCAGCCCTCAGCAGCCGGGTGTGTTGACGAGGCCCCGCCTCCGACTCGTCCGGTGCGGTCGCTGCCCGGACCCTCACGCCCGAGCCGGGCGTGGACATCCTGTATG
This sequence is a window from Deinococcus aestuarii. Protein-coding genes within it:
- a CDS encoding PEGA domain-containing protein, whose product is MTQGNTAPLLPFDEPQRTLPAVHDDLSQEMARLRRDYPTRYDEAAKLFKENQEARTDVTAAETLLNKVRALTPPVTLPFARPTDVLPPNPTAGDTLAPDTSQGEETSSRLAQDERDGAQQDDVEGEAPGEALDHEVNEQDGDEELDEAETDGQTSSDAPEATLDDVPALSETPAPPVTWPAGTLGAGMISQLASTLGAGETLSLILARVGNTLLVTVQPAPIKDEPNSTAVPLQVKGLPSALDTQLGVKLEEYREGRSVARDTAHYVATVRAAADAHRQATQNAAKPKAAPSQPATPARQEGHLTVEVSPRDATLVLTDGGGKTHPFQAGKKTALPAGEYTLSLDAPGYEAQTQKLSVKPGKETKTAFVLKKASAPSLF
- a CDS encoding PRTRC system protein C, which produces MTQSQEVTVTALQRKIVYEGRDLADVNPIASVEDVVKIHALTTPELATAVVEGPELQEGRRVYTVKKRLGTKG
- a CDS encoding PRTRC system protein B, with amino-acid sequence MQLELNALPEVHARVALIVYTDHRQEQGIVMQHALGERDGALYIAEGVNVTRDTIETLLKLNALQTLTLVPEHVVALGVGSLAWVVERQERRLLFQGATDKAVAALDGQVFPQPRLLFVTRGAQMFAYALRGTERPTGDTPLYRAPYFNIFSNHAVCNGSMQRPGAITPENADAWTQAFFYSNFVKPADSQKRWATGGTYRELWDAVREAGEFKDEWLVPAGLALAQALGGQ
- a CDS encoding PRTRC system ThiF family protein, producing the protein MPHKLPSGFLGRERLKVAVVGVGGTGSEVLTGLTHLHLALRALDHAGLHVTAFDPDEVSHANLVRQRYHHSDLGRNKAEVLVTRVNLACTLDWVAVPLKFSGHRARAPWDLVISCVDSRAARRSLHLAAHGKGRYTCRYWLDCGNDLTTGQVVLGTPREAGKRLKHHLPCATELHPELMDTTTPEEDTPSCSAIEALSRQDLFVGRMVATHALDLLWQLFRHRELTHHARYFELRGAALSSRVC